One window of the Rhinoraja longicauda isolate Sanriku21f chromosome 2, sRhiLon1.1, whole genome shotgun sequence genome contains the following:
- the steap4 gene encoding metalloreductase STEAP4: MKKMEMSEKAAVDENNHKREAICIFGTGDFGRSLGMMLLQSGHPVVFGSRNPQNSTLLPSGAQVLTHHEALKESKIIFLAIHRENYDFLLALSNLLDGKVLVDVSNNLRMNQYPESNAQYLSQLLPKAIVVKGFNTVSAWALQSGSLDANSQVFVCGDDDKSKQQVMDVARSLGLTPLDRGSLQAAKEIENYPLQLFPMWRLPLAIALGLMVFFFIYCVVIDVIHPYVTKNSDVSYKLAISVPNRIFPNVSLILLSLVYLPGVIAAFIQLHRGTKYKRFPAWLDRWMLCRKQLGLVALAYAFLHVLYTLIIPTRISVRWRWIHSMIEESKMNKTMELSKVLSWRVDVYFALGMLGFGLYVLLGITSFPSVSNAVNWREFRFVQSKLGHVTLLLCTAHAAFYGWDRFLQSKRYKWGLPQAYMLAIVIPCIVLVLKLIQITPCVDRMIIRIRQGWERIPKTKQALV, from the exons ATGAAAAAG aTGGAAATGTCAGAAAAAGCTGCAGTTGATGAAAATAACCATAAGCGAGAGGCAATTTGTATTTTTGGCACTGGAGACTTTGGCCGATCTTTGGGAATGATGCTGCTCCAGTCAGGTCACCCAGTGGTATTTGGCAGTCGAAACCCACAGAATTCCACCCTGCTGCCAAGTGGAGCTCAAGTCCTTACCCACCACGAAGCCCTGAAAGAATCCAAGATCATTTTCCTGGCGATTCACAGGGAGAACTATGATTTCCTCCTGGCTCTGTCCAATTTGCTCGATGGAAAAGTGCTGGTGGATGTGAGCAACAACCTCAGAATGAATCAATACCCTGAGTCCAATGCACAGTATCTGTCTCAGCTGCTCCCAAAAGCTATTGTGGTGAAGGGGTTTAACACAGTTTCTGCCTGGGCCCTTCAGTCAGGCAGCCTGGATGCCAACAGTCAG GTCTTTGTATGTGGCGATGATGATAAATCTAAACAGCAGgtgatggatgttgccaggagtttaGGCCTCACTCCTTTAGACCGGGGATCCCTTCAGGCAGCTAAAGAAATAGAGAACTACCCGCTGCAACTCTTTCCAATGTGGAGGCTGCCACTTGCTATTGCACTCGGTCTCATGGTATTCTTCTTCATTTACTGTGTGGTGATTGATGTGATCCATCCATATGTGACAAAAAATAGCGATGTTTCCTACAAGCTTGCAATTTCAGTTCCTAATCGCATCTTCCCAAATGTCTCCCTCATCCTGCTTAGTCTTGTTTACCTGCCAGGTGTGATTGCTGCTTTTATTCAGCTGCACAGAGGGACCAAGTATAAGAGATTCCCTGCCTGGCTTGACAGGTGGATGTTGTGCCGTAAACAACTGGGGCTTGTGGCACTTGCCTATGCTTTTCTACACGTTCTCTACACGCTCATCATTCCAACCAGAATATCGGTTAGGTGGCGTTGGATACACTCTATGATTGAAGAG TCCAAGATGAATAAAACGATGGAGCTAAGCAAAGTGCTGTCCTGGCGTGTTGACGTATACTTTGCATTAGGAATGTTGGGATTTGGTCTTTACGTTCTTCTGGGCATCACATCCTTTCCGTCTGTCAGCAATGCTGTAAATTGGAGAGAGTTCCGATTTGTCCAG TCCAAGTTGGGCCATGTGACCCTTCTACTGTGTACTGCACATGCTGCTTTCTATGGTTGGGACAGATTTCTACAATCAAAACGGTACAAATGGGGGCTTCCACAAGCATACATGCTGGCCATTGTAATTCCCTGCATTGTACTGGTCCTAAAACTGATTCAAATTACCCCGTGTGTAGACAGAATGATCATCAGAATCAGGCAGGGCTGGGAGAGGATACCAAAAACCAAGCAGGCTCTAGTGTAA